A genomic window from Leptolyngbya sp. BL0902 includes:
- the thiL gene encoding thiamine-phosphate kinase produces the protein MADIPTVGSTVGHVGELGLLQRLFRYCPTDLVGDDAAVMNLPPGHQLVVTTDMLVDGVHFSDQTTAPEDVGWRAIAANLSDLAAMGAQPQGITVALSLPSSTPVAWVEGVYQGMAACLDTWGGQIIGGDLCRSNTLSLAITALGAVEAGEAFYRHTAQPGQVLLATGYHGLSRAGLELLLAPDQRQSPSDAVRQRWIQAHQRPQPRLEVVAHLRSLIQDGAERMPIAAMDSSDGLANAVLHLCQASGVGAILDAHQLPLDPALVDWVGLDQARQWCLYGGEDFELVLCLPASIAQALSRDLGGSATVIGRTTAQPAIRLQGVSSSPDSVSSAGSGDGIELSFDQGFQHF, from the coding sequence ATGGCCGATATCCCAACCGTGGGCTCCACTGTGGGGCACGTTGGCGAACTAGGGCTGCTTCAGCGTCTCTTTCGCTACTGCCCCACCGACCTAGTGGGAGACGACGCGGCGGTGATGAATCTTCCCCCCGGTCATCAACTGGTGGTGACAACGGACATGCTGGTGGATGGCGTCCACTTTAGCGATCAAACCACTGCCCCAGAGGACGTGGGCTGGCGGGCCATCGCCGCTAATTTGTCCGACCTCGCCGCCATGGGAGCCCAGCCCCAGGGCATTACGGTGGCCCTGAGCCTACCCAGTTCCACCCCGGTGGCCTGGGTCGAGGGGGTGTATCAAGGTATGGCCGCCTGCCTCGATACCTGGGGCGGGCAGATTATTGGCGGCGATCTGTGTCGGTCGAACACCCTCAGCCTCGCCATTACTGCCCTGGGTGCGGTGGAGGCGGGTGAAGCGTTTTACCGCCACACGGCCCAGCCTGGACAGGTGCTCCTAGCCACGGGCTACCACGGCCTTTCGCGGGCGGGGCTAGAACTGCTGTTGGCTCCCGATCAACGCCAGTCCCCAAGCGACGCGGTGCGTCAACGATGGATTCAGGCTCACCAGCGACCCCAGCCTAGGCTAGAGGTGGTTGCTCACCTGCGATCCCTGATTCAGGATGGTGCCGAGCGGATGCCCATCGCTGCCATGGATTCCAGTGATGGCCTTGCCAACGCGGTGTTGCACCTGTGCCAAGCCAGCGGCGTTGGAGCTATCCTTGATGCCCATCAACTCCCCCTCGATCCCGCCTTGGTCGACTGGGTGGGGCTCGACCAAGCCCGCCAATGGTGCCTCTACGGCGGCGAAGACTTTGAGCTGGTGCTTTGTTTGCCAGCATCCATTGCCCAAGCCCTCAGCCGTGACCTGGGCGGCTCGGCAACGGTGATCGGACGCACGACGGCCCAGCCCGCGATTCGCCTCCAGGGAGTGTCTTCCTCGCCCGATTCTGTCTCATCGGCGGGCTCTGGCGACGGTATCGAATTGTCCTTCGACCAAGGATTCCAGCATTTTTAG
- a CDS encoding TspO/MBR family protein → MNRKNWIQQSVNTVMGVRETATDPKIATDLASPRWDIAATLTYLGATLTQVAVMTGLLWGMDRILDWPLGDALPDWAMTAIPWAFFAFITLRSRLFSWLDNTRNSGRYRSLQRPGWAPPPLAFPIVWMSIAVLRITSAYWVWSALGQTFLCWPLVIYMIHLSLGDTWNTIFTVEGRLGAAVPVVLAGPLLSVVVLTASYFQVLPLAGWVIFPSLVWLVVATALCISLWRLNGQEPLYPVVAANP, encoded by the coding sequence ATGAATCGCAAAAATTGGATCCAGCAAAGCGTTAATACCGTGATGGGTGTTCGCGAAACGGCCACCGACCCCAAAATTGCTACCGATTTGGCCAGCCCCCGCTGGGACATCGCCGCTACCCTCACCTACCTAGGGGCCACCCTGACCCAGGTGGCGGTGATGACGGGGCTCTTGTGGGGGATGGATAGGATCCTAGACTGGCCCCTAGGGGACGCCTTGCCAGATTGGGCAATGACCGCCATTCCCTGGGCTTTTTTTGCCTTTATCACCCTGCGTTCCCGGCTGTTCTCTTGGCTCGACAACACGCGCAACAGCGGTCGTTATCGGTCGCTGCAACGACCGGGTTGGGCACCGCCCCCCTTAGCCTTCCCGATTGTTTGGATGAGCATTGCCGTGCTGCGGATTACCTCGGCTTACTGGGTGTGGTCGGCCCTGGGGCAAACGTTCCTGTGCTGGCCCCTGGTGATCTACATGATTCACCTCAGCTTGGGCGACACCTGGAACACGATTTTCACGGTGGAGGGTCGCCTGGGGGCGGCGGTGCCCGTGGTGCTGGCGGGGCCGCTGCTGTCGGTTGTGGTGCTGACAGCGAGCTACTTTCAGGTGCTGCCCTTGGCAGGGTGGGTCATTTTTCCGTCCTTGGTGTGGCTGGTGGTGGCTACAGCCCTGTGCATTAGCCTCTGGCGCTTAAATGGTCAGGAGCCGCTCTATCCGGTGGTGGCCGCTAACCCGTAG
- a CDS encoding DnaJ domain-containing protein, giving the protein MAEQTHYQILEVHETATQAEIKRAYRRLAKQFHPDRQTEAASHDHIARINNAYEVIGDPARRVRYDQERQGVAVANPEVAAQQRTRRTADMQAAYRRHRQASQSSEAREDAWLKLVYGPVDRLTGKIISPLKAEVRQLSADPFDDDLMAAFQAYLEQCNTWLEQAKTKFQSMANPASAAGVAADLYHCLGQIEDGLEEIERFTYSYEPSYLHTGQELFRMARQLRQDAKDRVKRLG; this is encoded by the coding sequence ATGGCAGAGCAAACTCACTACCAAATTCTGGAAGTCCACGAAACGGCAACCCAGGCCGAAATCAAGCGGGCCTATCGCCGTTTGGCTAAGCAGTTTCACCCTGATCGCCAAACGGAAGCCGCCTCCCACGACCACATTGCCCGCATCAACAACGCCTACGAGGTGATCGGCGATCCGGCCCGTCGGGTGCGGTACGACCAAGAGCGTCAGGGCGTGGCCGTTGCTAATCCAGAGGTGGCGGCCCAGCAGCGCACCCGCCGCACCGCCGATATGCAAGCTGCCTACCGCCGTCACCGACAGGCTAGCCAATCCTCCGAGGCCCGCGAAGATGCTTGGCTGAAGCTCGTCTACGGCCCGGTGGATCGGCTCACAGGGAAGATTATCTCCCCCCTCAAAGCCGAGGTGCGTCAACTCTCCGCCGACCCCTTTGACGACGACTTGATGGCAGCCTTTCAAGCCTACCTAGAACAGTGCAACACCTGGCTAGAGCAGGCCAAAACCAAGTTTCAATCCATGGCCAACCCTGCCAGCGCAGCCGGGGTTGCCGCTGACCTCTACCATTGCCTGGGCCAGATCGAAGACGGCCTAGAGGAAATCGAGCGCTTTACCTACAGCTACGAACCGTCCTACCTACACACCGGACAGGAACTCTTTCGCATGGCCCGACAACTGCGCCAAGACGCCAAGGATCGGGTCAAGCGCCTAGGATGA